A region from the Cystobacter ferrugineus genome encodes:
- a CDS encoding DUF7151 family protein produces MKWGRALFVGALWLWGGCSSEPVTPPGVKDDLPDSELPAVLVRQDEASREACAHGGARVRSGLDANGDGVLDDAEVQHTTVICHPAPPEQEELDARVRLEPIPAGEACAEGGTAVLSGLDANHNGTLDDAEVQQRDVICRERLLTRLSPAGGACPGQGVAIDFGRDLDADGALSQGEIVATQVECSDVLSGTFTVRTAQELAALAPIRVIIGSLRFTALPLETVSLPGLEVITGDLTLTDHRMMKSFSLPALVSVGGFLRMSYNALLAQVDFAKLQRVEQELMLYDNPLLETVAGWPELDSVGALSLGHNSSLVDLRGFTKLRAVRGNVLVYSNDALADFSLHLTRVGAVMVRSNPSLRTMSLKVPDDSGSSSLSFVGGALVEGNPALTTLELGFPTVTGNIQILHDAALQEVTVTSWQLEGSLIIEDDSALARVIAPNLNVVSGSLRLARSPIEQLDFGPSPLSVRGELRVANTKLTAFSATQHVSDVGGDASFSGNSLMTSLALSRLHGGLSVSSNDALTDLSLVNTDVLEGSLGVEGNSRLESLEGVRSRDIRGDLYIQAGSRMTRLSLPELRWVRDSVYLLGTDLVDVGLDALEFVGQDVRVGYTAMSRWKGLGALRQVAGNFLVFNHPSLQEVSLPRLQSSAVLNIYGNPVLTRLSLPLFTSATSVTISDNAALPVCEVDRFFSQLPPGLGSQEGNDAAGVCSSP; encoded by the coding sequence ATGAAGTGGGGTCGTGCGTTGTTCGTGGGAGCGTTGTGGCTGTGGGGGGGATGTTCGAGCGAGCCGGTGACGCCGCCTGGCGTGAAGGATGACCTCCCGGACTCCGAATTGCCCGCGGTGCTGGTCCGCCAGGACGAAGCGAGCCGAGAGGCCTGTGCCCATGGGGGTGCTCGGGTGCGCTCGGGCCTGGACGCCAATGGCGATGGCGTCCTCGACGACGCGGAAGTCCAGCACACCACGGTCATCTGCCATCCCGCGCCTCCCGAGCAGGAGGAACTGGACGCCCGGGTTCGCCTGGAGCCGATTCCCGCGGGGGAGGCGTGCGCGGAGGGGGGAACGGCCGTGCTCTCGGGCCTGGATGCCAACCACAATGGGACGCTCGACGACGCGGAGGTCCAGCAGCGGGATGTCATCTGCCGCGAGCGGCTGCTGACGCGATTGTCACCCGCGGGAGGGGCCTGCCCCGGGCAGGGCGTGGCCATCGACTTCGGGCGCGATCTCGACGCGGACGGGGCCCTGTCCCAGGGGGAGATCGTCGCCACCCAGGTGGAGTGCAGCGACGTGCTCTCCGGCACGTTCACCGTACGGACGGCGCAGGAGCTCGCCGCGCTCGCGCCCATTCGGGTCATCATCGGCTCGCTCCGGTTCACGGCGCTCCCGCTGGAGACCGTGTCGTTGCCGGGGCTGGAGGTCATCACGGGGGACCTGACGCTGACGGACCATCGGATGATGAAGTCCTTCTCCCTGCCAGCACTCGTCTCCGTGGGGGGCTTCCTGCGCATGAGCTACAACGCGCTCCTGGCCCAGGTGGACTTCGCGAAGCTGCAGCGCGTGGAGCAGGAGTTGATGCTCTACGACAATCCGCTGCTCGAGACCGTCGCCGGTTGGCCGGAGCTCGACTCCGTGGGCGCGCTGAGCCTGGGCCACAACTCGAGCCTGGTGGACCTGCGGGGCTTCACGAAGCTCCGGGCCGTGCGGGGCAACGTCCTGGTGTACAGCAACGACGCGCTCGCTGACTTCTCGCTCCACCTCACCCGGGTGGGGGCGGTGATGGTGAGGAGCAATCCCTCCCTGCGGACGATGTCCCTGAAGGTGCCCGACGATTCCGGGTCGAGCTCCTTGTCCTTCGTCGGCGGTGCCCTGGTGGAGGGCAATCCCGCGTTGACGACGTTGGAGCTGGGCTTCCCCACGGTGACGGGAAACATCCAGATCCTCCACGATGCCGCGCTCCAGGAGGTGACGGTGACGTCCTGGCAGCTCGAGGGCAGCCTGATCATCGAAGATGATTCCGCGCTGGCCCGGGTCATCGCTCCCAACCTGAATGTCGTGAGCGGGAGCTTGCGGCTCGCGCGCTCGCCCATCGAGCAGCTCGACTTCGGTCCCTCTCCCCTCAGCGTGCGCGGAGAGCTGCGGGTGGCCAACACGAAGCTCACCGCGTTCAGCGCCACCCAGCACGTCTCCGACGTGGGCGGAGACGCCTCCTTTTCCGGCAACTCCCTCATGACCTCCCTCGCGCTGTCCCGTCTCCATGGGGGGTTGTCCGTGAGCAGCAACGACGCCCTCACGGACCTCTCGCTCGTCAACACCGACGTCCTCGAGGGCTCGCTCGGCGTGGAAGGCAACTCCCGCCTGGAGAGCCTCGAGGGGGTGCGCTCACGGGATATCCGGGGGGATCTCTACATCCAGGCCGGGTCGCGGATGACCCGCTTGAGCCTGCCGGAGCTTCGGTGGGTTCGTGACAGCGTGTACCTCCTGGGAACCGATCTCGTGGATGTTGGCCTGGATGCCCTGGAGTTCGTCGGACAGGACGTGAGGGTGGGCTACACGGCCATGAGCCGGTGGAAGGGGTTGGGGGCGTTGCGGCAGGTGGCTGGAAACTTCCTGGTGTTCAACCACCCGTCGCTCCAGGAGGTGAGCCTGCCGCGGTTGCAGTCCTCGGCCGTGCTGAACATCTACGGCAATCCGGTGCTCACGCGGCTGTCCCTGCCCCTGTTCACCTCGGCCACTTCCGTCACGATCAGCGACAACGCCGCGCTGCCCGTGTGCGAGGTGGACCGGTTCTTCTCCCAGTTGCCGCCGGGACTCGGTTCCCAGGAAGGCAACGACGCGGCCGGCGTCTGCTCCTCGCCCTGA
- a CDS encoding regulatory protein RecX, producing the protein MDSEDATDAEVGRATDACLRLLKARARSRHELLAALERKGYTEAVRERALARVEGWGYLNDERFARDQAERLLGGGRYGPEGVRQRLESHGLSPEAASAAVATASVEFDAEQAARQVLEKRGLSGRELDAREKARAGRLLFSRGFSEDVIQRLLGDAMLEPSGPDD; encoded by the coding sequence ATGGACTCCGAGGACGCCACGGACGCGGAAGTCGGGCGCGCGACGGACGCCTGCCTGCGGCTGCTCAAGGCGCGCGCGCGCAGCCGGCACGAGCTGCTCGCGGCGCTCGAGCGCAAGGGTTACACCGAGGCGGTGCGTGAGCGGGCGCTCGCCCGGGTGGAGGGCTGGGGCTATCTGAACGACGAGCGCTTCGCCCGGGACCAGGCGGAGCGGCTGTTGGGTGGGGGAAGGTACGGCCCGGAGGGCGTGCGGCAGCGGCTGGAATCCCACGGCTTGAGCCCGGAGGCGGCGAGCGCGGCGGTGGCCACGGCCAGCGTGGAGTTCGACGCGGAGCAGGCCGCGCGCCAGGTGCTGGAGAAGCGGGGGCTGTCGGGCCGGGAGCTGGATGCCCGGGAGAAGGCCCGGGCGGGCCGCCTCCTCTTCAGCCGGGGCTTCTCCGAGGACGTCATCCAGCGACTGCTCGGTGACGCGATGCTGGAACCTTCGGGGCCGGACGACTAG
- a CDS encoding outer membrane protein assembly factor BamD → MRLLRAVCLSAVLCSLPGCAALSTGQVGEPDYASVAESNLRLGDEALERKDFLQAEKYYEHVRTKFPYLEVANEAELRLADLDFAQERYAEAREKFQTFIKLHPTHPKVDYAAYRTARTHFEDAPSEFFLVPPGEEKDQSEVVAAFSSLNAFIRQFPNSQYVAPAKEALDTTRLRLARHELYVASFYARRERWNAVVQRLETLLKNYPGTKLDEQALFDLHAAYVRLTNAAEAQRTLQRIIEMLPGTPAAERARRMLGS, encoded by the coding sequence ATGCGTCTTCTTCGAGCCGTCTGCCTGTCCGCCGTCCTGTGCTCCCTCCCTGGTTGCGCCGCCCTCTCCACCGGCCAGGTGGGAGAGCCGGACTACGCCTCGGTCGCCGAGTCCAACCTCCGCCTGGGTGACGAGGCCCTGGAGCGCAAGGACTTCCTCCAGGCCGAGAAGTACTACGAGCATGTGCGCACCAAGTTCCCCTACCTCGAGGTGGCCAACGAGGCGGAGCTGAGGCTGGCGGATCTCGACTTCGCCCAGGAGCGCTACGCCGAGGCGCGCGAGAAGTTCCAGACCTTCATCAAGCTGCACCCCACCCACCCCAAGGTGGACTACGCCGCGTACCGCACGGCGCGCACCCACTTCGAGGATGCCCCCTCGGAGTTCTTCCTGGTGCCTCCGGGGGAGGAGAAGGATCAGTCCGAGGTCGTGGCGGCCTTCTCCTCGCTCAACGCGTTCATCCGCCAGTTTCCGAACTCGCAGTACGTGGCACCGGCGAAGGAGGCGCTCGACACGACGCGCCTGCGGCTGGCCCGGCACGAGCTGTACGTGGCCTCCTTCTACGCGCGGCGCGAGCGGTGGAACGCGGTGGTGCAGCGGCTGGAGACCCTGCTGAAGAACTACCCGGGCACGAAGCTGGATGAGCAGGCCCTGTTCGATCTGCACGCGGCCTACGTGCGGCTGACGAATGCCGCCGAGGCCCAGCGCACCCTGCAGCGGATCATCGAGATGCTCCCGGGGACGCCCGCCGCCGAGCGCGCCCGGAGGATGTTGGGCTCGTGA
- a CDS encoding FHA domain-containing protein, with protein sequence MSTPTPGKTYALKFISGKYQGGEFPLKAEKQIVIGRSSELDMVLVEDMVSRKHARISVNGAGQISIEDLGSTNGTFVNGEKVKQATLKEGDRILIGTSILKLIHQGVGAGEVDDAVAKRRLEEVAVQAARTSTKASSMTGKIEEIPLPDLLQLFHTSKKNGVLVVGSQQQGKIYLRQGRVYYAVIDDNHNLGPQKSFNRIITWEQGDFELRPADPQEFMVEMDSSTEALLMDALRQLDEYKRIQKDLPAMTARLTLAAPMTAPLRELTPELLDVLQLVHNHGSLAEVLNHAQQDDVVAAETVLQLIKREYVRAS encoded by the coding sequence GTGAGCACTCCGACTCCGGGAAAGACGTACGCGCTCAAGTTCATCTCCGGCAAGTACCAGGGCGGCGAGTTCCCGCTGAAGGCCGAGAAGCAGATCGTCATCGGCCGCTCCAGCGAGCTCGACATGGTGCTCGTCGAGGACATGGTGTCGCGCAAGCACGCGCGCATCTCGGTGAACGGCGCGGGGCAGATCTCCATCGAGGACCTGGGCTCGACCAACGGCACGTTCGTCAATGGCGAGAAGGTGAAGCAGGCGACGCTCAAGGAAGGCGACCGCATCCTCATCGGCACCTCCATCCTCAAGCTCATCCACCAGGGCGTGGGCGCGGGCGAGGTCGACGACGCCGTGGCCAAGCGGCGGCTCGAGGAGGTCGCGGTGCAGGCGGCGCGCACCTCGACGAAGGCCTCGTCCATGACGGGGAAGATCGAGGAGATTCCACTGCCCGACCTGCTCCAGCTCTTCCACACGTCCAAGAAGAACGGCGTGCTGGTGGTGGGCAGCCAGCAGCAGGGGAAGATCTACCTGCGCCAGGGCCGCGTGTACTACGCGGTCATCGACGACAACCACAACCTGGGTCCGCAGAAGAGCTTCAACCGCATCATCACCTGGGAGCAGGGCGACTTCGAGCTGCGGCCGGCCGACCCCCAGGAGTTCATGGTGGAGATGGACTCGTCCACCGAGGCGCTGCTGATGGACGCGCTGCGGCAGTTGGACGAGTACAAGCGCATCCAGAAGGATCTGCCCGCCATGACCGCCCGGCTGACGCTGGCCGCGCCCATGACGGCGCCCCTGCGCGAGCTGACGCCGGAGCTGCTGGACGTGCTGCAACTCGTGCACAACCACGGCTCGCTCGCCGAGGTGCTCAACCACGCGCAGCAGGACGACGTGGTGGCGGCCGAGACGGTGTTGCAACTCATCAAGCGCGAGTACGTGCGCGCGAGCTGA
- the selD gene encoding selenide, water dikinase SelD — protein sequence MSEEQKPRRLTELSHCAGCAAKLPAADLSRVLGRLKPTKDLKALVGFNTHDDAAVYRMAPGLALVSTVDFFPPVVDDPYDFGAIAAANALSDIYAMGGKPLFALNLVGFPEDRPLEELSRILAGGQAKADEAGIPILGGHSIKDPEPKYGLAVTGSVHPKKVLTNAGAKPGDVLLLTKPLGTGIATTAIKRGLASVELTQRVVAQMSTLNRKPGEVFASGKFKVNALTDVTGFGLLGHLLEMMTGARTRGFLDLERIPILAEVPALAQQGVVPGGTKSNLAHVGKKVRFPKGLPEDIQWVLADAQTNGGLLASVPARDAAKAFRALERAGVDVALIGEVGEGRPGIEVVG from the coding sequence GTGTCCGAGGAGCAGAAGCCGCGCAGGTTGACGGAGCTGTCCCACTGCGCGGGGTGCGCGGCCAAGCTGCCGGCGGCGGACCTGTCGCGGGTGCTGGGCCGGTTGAAGCCCACGAAGGACCTGAAGGCGCTGGTGGGCTTCAACACCCACGATGACGCGGCCGTGTACCGGATGGCGCCGGGCCTGGCGCTGGTGAGCACGGTGGACTTCTTCCCGCCGGTGGTGGACGACCCGTACGACTTCGGGGCCATCGCCGCGGCGAACGCGCTCTCGGACATCTACGCCATGGGCGGCAAGCCCCTGTTCGCCCTCAATCTGGTGGGCTTCCCCGAGGACAGGCCCCTGGAGGAGCTGTCGCGCATCCTCGCGGGCGGCCAGGCCAAGGCGGACGAGGCAGGCATCCCCATCCTGGGCGGGCACTCCATCAAGGATCCCGAGCCCAAGTACGGGCTGGCGGTGACGGGCAGCGTGCACCCGAAGAAGGTGCTGACCAACGCCGGGGCGAAGCCCGGGGACGTGCTGCTGCTCACCAAGCCCCTGGGCACGGGCATCGCCACCACGGCGATCAAGCGGGGGCTGGCCTCCGTGGAGCTCACCCAGCGCGTGGTGGCGCAGATGTCCACGCTCAACCGCAAGCCGGGCGAGGTGTTCGCCTCGGGCAAGTTCAAGGTGAATGCCCTCACGGACGTGACGGGCTTCGGCCTCTTGGGCCACCTGTTGGAGATGATGACGGGCGCCAGGACCCGGGGCTTCCTGGACCTGGAGCGCATCCCCATCCTCGCGGAGGTGCCCGCGCTGGCGCAGCAGGGCGTGGTGCCCGGGGGCACGAAGTCCAACCTCGCCCACGTGGGCAAGAAGGTGCGCTTTCCCAAGGGCCTGCCCGAGGACATCCAGTGGGTGCTCGCCGACGCGCAGACCAACGGTGGCCTGCTGGCCTCGGTTCCCGCGCGGGATGCGGCCAAGGCCTTCCGGGCGCTGGAGCGGGCCGGAGTGGACGTGGCCCTCATCGGAGAAGTGGGCGAGGGCCGCCCCGGCATCGAGGTCGTCGGCTAG